Proteins from a genomic interval of Clostridia bacterium:
- a CDS encoding TrkA family potassium uptake protein, whose product MFKKRRGRFAYGVIGLERFGLELAAELSKTGADLLLLDTDADAVTEARDLTPDALILDNIDERSLLETGIQNCDVVVVTLTEHVDSSILATLLLINMGVPKVVSKAANVMHGKILQKLGAEVVFPEHDMAVRLATKLGNSHLMDVVSLSEQINMSKLKVPAGLVGKSVKEVDLRNTFHLNIIAIETQAGVLDNVEPTYCFAEGDILYLVGKLDNLELLDKFDSDDK is encoded by the coding sequence ATGTTTAAGAAGAGAAGAGGCCGATTCGCCTACGGCGTCATAGGACTTGAGCGTTTCGGGTTGGAATTAGCCGCCGAGCTTTCCAAGACGGGTGCGGATCTGCTGTTGTTGGACACCGACGCCGACGCGGTCACCGAAGCGCGCGATCTTACGCCCGACGCCCTTATTTTGGACAATATCGACGAACGCAGTCTCCTCGAGACGGGCATTCAAAATTGCGACGTCGTGGTCGTCACCCTCACCGAGCACGTGGACAGTTCCATTTTGGCCACGCTGCTCCTCATCAATATGGGCGTGCCCAAGGTCGTCAGCAAGGCGGCCAACGTGATGCACGGCAAGATTTTGCAGAAGTTGGGTGCCGAGGTCGTTTTCCCCGAGCACGATATGGCGGTGCGTTTGGCCACCAAACTCGGCAACTCTCACTTGATGGACGTGGTCTCCTTGTCCGAGCAAATCAACATGAGCAAGCTCAAAGTGCCCGCGGGGCTCGTGGGCAAGTCGGTCAAAGAGGTGGATTTACGCAACACCTTCCACCTCAACATCATCGCCATCGAGACGCAGGCGGGCGTTTTGGACAACGTTGAGCCGACCTACTGTTTCGCCGAGGGCGACATTCTGTATCTCGTCGGCAAGTTGGACAATTTGGAGTTATTGGACAAGTTCGACAGCGACGACAAGTAA
- a CDS encoding V-type ATP synthase subunit B gives MYKEYKTIKEVVGPLMLVEGVDGVKYDELVEILQEDGSVRRGKVLEVHGDKAVVQLFENTQGLKISTSRARFLGHSQTLDVSEDMLGRVFDGMGNPRDGGAAIIPEMRLSVNGSPINPASRDYPNEFIQTGVSAIDGLNTLVRGQKLPVFSMSGLPHAELAAQIARQAKVLNSDSKFAVVFAAIGITYEEADYFISDFRKTGAIERTVLFTNLANDPAIERIATPKVALTCAEYLAFEKGMHVLVILTDITNYAEALREVSAARKEVPGRRGYPGYLYTDLACMYERAGRIKGKEGSITQIPILTMPEDDKTHPIPDLTGYITEGQIILSRDLYKKGVTPPIDVLPSLSRLKDKGIGAGKTREDHSNTMNQLFAAYAKGKECKELSAILGDAALTATDKLYAKFAEEFERRYVSQGFTTNRTIQETLDLGWDLLRILPRTELKRIKEEFIAKYMDGKKE, from the coding sequence ATGTATAAAGAGTATAAAACCATCAAAGAAGTCGTCGGCCCTCTGATGCTCGTCGAGGGTGTGGACGGCGTCAAATACGACGAATTGGTCGAGATTTTGCAAGAGGACGGCTCCGTTCGCCGCGGCAAAGTGCTCGAGGTACACGGAGACAAAGCCGTCGTGCAGTTGTTCGAGAATACGCAGGGACTCAAAATATCCACTTCGCGCGCTCGCTTCTTGGGGCACAGCCAAACCTTGGACGTTTCCGAGGATATGCTCGGCCGTGTCTTCGACGGCATGGGCAATCCCCGCGACGGCGGCGCCGCCATCATTCCCGAGATGCGCCTTTCGGTCAACGGCTCGCCCATCAACCCCGCCAGCCGCGACTATCCCAACGAGTTCATTCAAACGGGCGTCTCGGCCATCGACGGGTTGAATACCTTGGTCCGTGGGCAGAAGTTGCCCGTGTTCTCCATGAGCGGTTTGCCGCACGCCGAGTTGGCGGCGCAGATCGCCCGTCAGGCCAAGGTGCTCAATTCGGACAGCAAATTCGCCGTCGTCTTTGCCGCCATCGGCATCACCTACGAAGAGGCCGACTATTTCATTTCGGATTTCCGCAAGACGGGCGCCATCGAGCGCACCGTGTTGTTCACCAACCTCGCCAACGATCCCGCCATCGAGCGTATCGCCACCCCCAAGGTGGCGCTTACCTGCGCCGAATACTTGGCGTTCGAGAAGGGTATGCACGTGTTGGTCATTCTCACCGACATCACCAACTACGCCGAGGCGTTGCGTGAGGTTTCCGCCGCCCGCAAAGAGGTCCCCGGCCGTCGCGGCTACCCCGGCTATCTCTATACCGACCTCGCTTGTATGTACGAGCGCGCGGGGCGCATCAAGGGCAAAGAGGGTTCCATCACCCAGATCCCCATTCTCACCATGCCCGAGGACGACAAGACGCACCCCATTCCCGACTTGACGGGCTACATCACCGAGGGGCAGATCATCTTGTCGCGTGACTTGTACAAAAAGGGCGTCACCCCGCCCATTGACGTGTTGCCTTCCCTCAGCCGTCTCAAAGACAAGGGCATCGGCGCGGGCAAAACCCGCGAGGACCATTCCAACACGATGAACCAGTTGTTCGCCGCCTACGCCAAGGGCAAGGAGTGCAAGGAGTTGTCCGCCATTTTGGGCGACGCCGCGCTTACCGCCACGGACAAGTTGTACGCCAAGTTCGCCGAGGAGTTCGAGCGCCGCTACGTGTCGCAGGGCTTCACCACCAACCGCACCATTCAAGAGACCTTGGATTTGGGTTGGGACTTGTTGCGCATTCTTCCCCGCACCGAGCTCAAACGTATCAAAGAGGAGTTCATCGCCAAGTACATGGACGGCAAAAAGGAGTAA
- a CDS encoding H(+)-transporting ATPase: protein MKKEHQRIHRRFINVIAAFVRKQPPQRLVAISFILLIFFGAAMLCLPSATYDGVNITYMDALYMATSASTTTGLGVVNPMRTFSPFGRTVLAILMEIGGLGVTAWGAGLVLMMRRRINLKERLLLAESMNLNSGRSIARFVVSVLTATLVFETVGTLLSFLILMQYYPALRAIELSVFHTIAAFNNAGMDIFGGQSIFEFRHNVWFNLVTVGIMMSGGLGFLVVRDLIDNRFRWRRLTLHTKVVLLMGFSLAVIGTLLVKLTQYDRITWLGAFFQAEAARMAGFTTYDLSQFSNGALIVIGVWMFIGCAPGSTTGGIRTTTLFVLLQELKTVAINREGHAFHYTIPREAYHKANVVTTLSLALCLFGVFLVSWLEPQLSIRDVIFENISAFSTAGMSTGITTQYGTATRLWFCLLMYIGRVSPLTVLTMWYHSAGKRTHYPDGNITIG from the coding sequence ATGAAGAAAGAGCACCAGCGTATCCATCGCAGATTCATCAACGTTATTGCCGCTTTCGTTCGCAAGCAACCCCCTCAGCGGTTGGTTGCGATCAGTTTTATTTTGCTCATTTTCTTCGGTGCGGCCATGCTTTGTTTACCCTCTGCCACCTACGACGGCGTCAATATCACCTATATGGACGCTCTCTACATGGCCACCAGCGCTTCCACCACCACGGGTTTGGGCGTCGTCAATCCCATGCGCACGTTCTCTCCGTTCGGCCGCACGGTGTTGGCCATTCTCATGGAGATAGGCGGATTGGGCGTCACGGCCTGGGGCGCCGGCTTGGTGCTTATGATGCGCCGCCGCATCAACCTCAAGGAGCGACTTCTGCTCGCCGAGAGCATGAACCTCAATTCGGGGCGTTCCATCGCCCGCTTCGTGGTCAGCGTACTTACCGCCACGTTGGTTTTCGAGACGGTTGGTACGCTTTTATCTTTCCTCATTCTCATGCAGTACTATCCCGCTCTTCGCGCCATCGAGCTCAGCGTGTTCCACACCATCGCCGCGTTCAACAACGCGGGCATGGATATCTTCGGCGGGCAGAGCATTTTCGAGTTTAGGCACAACGTATGGTTCAATTTGGTCACGGTCGGCATTATGATGAGCGGCGGCTTGGGCTTCTTGGTCGTCCGCGACCTCATCGACAACCGCTTCCGCTGGCGCCGCCTCACCTTGCACACCAAGGTCGTTCTTTTGATGGGCTTTTCCTTGGCCGTCATCGGCACCTTGCTCGTCAAACTCACGCAGTACGACCGCATCACCTGGCTCGGTGCCTTCTTCCAGGCCGAGGCCGCGCGTATGGCTGGCTTCACCACCTACGACCTTTCGCAGTTCTCCAACGGCGCGCTCATCGTCATCGGCGTATGGATGTTCATCGGTTGCGCCCCCGGCAGTACCACGGGCGGCATTCGCACCACCACCTTGTTCGTCTTGCTGCAAGAGCTCAAGACGGTCGCCATCAACCGCGAGGGGCACGCCTTCCACTACACCATTCCGCGCGAGGCCTATCACAAGGCCAACGTGGTCACCACGCTTTCCCTTGCCTTGTGTTTGTTCGGCGTCTTTTTGGTGTCTTGGTTGGAGCCGCAACTCTCCATTCGCGACGTCATTTTCGAGAATATCAGTGCTTTTAGCACTGCGGGCATGAGCACGGGCATCACCACCCAGTACGGCACGGCCACGAGATTGTGGTTCTGTTTGCTTATGTACATAGGCCGTGTCAGCCCCTTGACAGTACTCACCATGTGGTATCATTCTGCGGGCAAACGCACGCATTATCCCGACGGCAATATCACCATCGGGTAG
- a CDS encoding V-type ATPase subunit produces MDKTFVNAMCISRQKYLLGKEKINRLLDAASFEEAFRMLCEFGFGESDVAPLDYERLLFSETVALSSFVATYAPTDEVKAFCLAPRDYLNAEYLLRRQRVGLPDVQLAHGLIPLDRLQKGIDGAYNLLPSSLAAAVKEASALFDRGAATGVAVSTLFTRAMYAYLLTTCRSRRVKGYVQWQIDAKNISIALRSATRQELESMWIEGGKVSFDSLLLLQKGDRSALDRRFYGTDYSEVVRLALDARQSGRPLVAYENAVDSAFLRSLLPERYSVEGLAPFLLYFGYKTNDVFNVRVVLAGKLAGADKDTIKARLRVSYGE; encoded by the coding sequence GTGGACAAGACCTTCGTCAACGCAATGTGCATATCCCGCCAAAAGTACCTGTTGGGCAAAGAGAAGATCAACAGGCTTTTGGACGCCGCCTCGTTCGAGGAGGCTTTTCGTATGCTCTGCGAGTTCGGTTTCGGCGAGAGCGACGTCGCCCCTTTGGACTACGAGCGCTTGCTCTTTTCCGAGACGGTCGCGTTGTCCTCGTTCGTCGCCACCTACGCGCCCACCGATGAGGTCAAGGCCTTTTGCTTGGCGCCCCGAGACTATCTCAACGCCGAGTATCTCCTGCGCCGTCAGCGCGTCGGTTTGCCCGACGTGCAACTTGCTCATGGGCTTATCCCCCTCGATCGGTTGCAAAAAGGCATAGACGGTGCCTACAATTTGTTGCCGTCTTCCTTGGCGGCCGCCGTCAAAGAGGCTTCGGCCCTCTTCGATAGAGGCGCGGCCACGGGCGTCGCGGTCAGCACCTTGTTCACGCGCGCTATGTACGCGTACCTATTGACTACGTGCCGTTCGCGCCGCGTCAAGGGCTACGTCCAATGGCAGATAGACGCCAAGAATATTTCCATCGCCTTGCGTAGCGCAACTAGGCAGGAGTTGGAGTCCATGTGGATAGAGGGCGGCAAGGTGTCGTTCGACAGTTTGCTTCTCTTGCAAAAGGGCGACCGTTCGGCTTTGGATCGCCGTTTCTACGGCACCGACTATTCCGAGGTCGTGCGGCTTGCCTTGGACGCTCGTCAGAGCGGCCGTCCCTTGGTCGCCTACGAGAACGCGGTGGACAGCGCCTTCCTGCGTTCCCTTCTTCCCGAGCGGTACAGCGTCGAGGGGTTAGCGCCCTTCCTGCTGTATTTCGGCTACAAGACCAACGACGTCTTCAACGTGCGCGTCGTCTTGGCGGGCAAGTTGGCGGGCGCCGACAAAGATACCATCAAAGCGAGGTTAAGAGTAAGTTATGGCGAGTGA
- a CDS encoding V-type ATP synthase subunit A — MQGKIIKVSGPLIVAENMTDAKMYDVVKVGELGLIGEIIELRGDRASIQVYEETSGLGVGDKVVSTGMPLSVELAPGLIESIFDGIQRPLDVIAAKYGDRITRGMDVKNLDHGKVWHFVPTVQVGAPVEAGDVIGVVQETPIVVHKIMVPFGVSGKVNAIEEGDFTIDQKVAVIVDDKGKSHEICMLQRWPVRKARPYKEKMTPAMPMVTGQRVIDTLFPIAKGGVAAVPGPFGSGKTVVQHQLAKWSDAQIIVYVGCGERGNEMTDVLNEFPQLKDPKTGKPLMQRTVLIANTSDMPVAAREASIYTGITIAEYFRDMGYSVAIMADSTSRWAEALREMSGRLEEMPGDEGYPAYLASRLAEFYERAGIVKVLSSADAVGSVTAIGAVSPPGGDLSEPVSQATLRIVKVFWGLSAQLAYRRHFPAIDWLISYSLYADRMQEWYAKEVAEDFMSLRAFIMNVLQEEANLDEIVRLVGMDALSYRDRMTMETAKMVREDYLHQIAFDEVDTFTSMTKQYRMLRLIRLFYDLGNEAVAAYADLDDILNCPAKARIGRAKYIVEDELAKFDDIEAELKQQLKALTEGGEVNV, encoded by the coding sequence ATGCAAGGAAAAATCATCAAAGTATCCGGTCCGCTTATCGTGGCGGAGAACATGACCGACGCCAAGATGTACGACGTCGTCAAAGTCGGCGAGTTGGGGCTCATCGGCGAGATTATCGAGTTGCGCGGCGACCGCGCCTCCATTCAGGTTTACGAGGAGACGTCGGGTTTGGGCGTAGGCGACAAGGTGGTTTCCACCGGTATGCCTTTGTCCGTGGAGTTGGCGCCCGGTCTTATCGAGAGCATCTTCGACGGCATTCAGCGTCCCTTGGACGTCATCGCTGCCAAATACGGCGACCGCATCACCCGCGGCATGGACGTCAAAAATCTCGACCACGGCAAGGTGTGGCACTTCGTACCCACCGTGCAGGTAGGCGCCCCCGTCGAGGCGGGCGACGTCATCGGCGTGGTGCAGGAGACGCCCATTGTCGTGCACAAGATCATGGTGCCGTTCGGCGTATCGGGCAAGGTCAACGCCATCGAGGAGGGCGACTTCACCATCGACCAAAAGGTGGCTGTCATCGTGGACGACAAGGGCAAATCCCACGAGATTTGCATGCTCCAACGCTGGCCCGTGCGTAAGGCCCGCCCCTACAAGGAGAAAATGACGCCCGCCATGCCCATGGTCACCGGCCAACGCGTCATCGACACGCTGTTCCCCATCGCCAAAGGCGGCGTTGCGGCCGTGCCCGGCCCCTTTGGCAGCGGCAAGACGGTCGTCCAGCACCAGTTGGCCAAGTGGTCGGACGCGCAGATCATCGTCTACGTGGGTTGCGGCGAACGCGGCAACGAGATGACGGACGTTCTCAACGAGTTCCCCCAACTCAAGGACCCCAAGACGGGCAAGCCTTTGATGCAGCGCACGGTGCTCATCGCCAACACGTCGGATATGCCCGTTGCGGCGCGCGAAGCGTCCATCTACACGGGCATCACCATCGCCGAGTATTTCCGCGATATGGGTTACAGCGTTGCCATTATGGCCGACTCTACCTCGCGTTGGGCCGAGGCCTTGCGTGAGATGAGCGGTCGTCTGGAAGAGATGCCCGGCGACGAGGGCTATCCCGCCTACCTTGCTTCGCGTTTGGCTGAGTTCTACGAGCGCGCGGGCATCGTCAAGGTGCTGAGCAGTGCGGACGCCGTCGGCAGCGTCACGGCCATCGGCGCGGTTTCCCCTCCGGGCGGCGACTTGTCCGAGCCGGTTTCGCAGGCCACGTTGCGCATCGTCAAGGTATTTTGGGGCCTCAGCGCCCAGCTTGCCTATCGCCGTCACTTCCCCGCCATCGATTGGCTTATCAGCTACAGCTTGTACGCCGACCGTATGCAGGAGTGGTACGCCAAAGAGGTCGCCGAGGACTTTATGAGTCTCCGCGCCTTCATCATGAACGTCTTGCAAGAGGAAGCCAACTTGGACGAGATCGTGCGCTTGGTCGGTATGGACGCGTTGAGTTACCGCGACCGTATGACCATGGAGACGGCTAAGATGGTGCGCGAGGACTACCTGCACCAGATCGCCTTCGACGAGGTGGACACCTTCACCTCTATGACCAAGCAATACCGTATGCTGCGCCTCATTCGCCTCTTCTACGACTTAGGCAACGAGGCCGTCGCCGCCTATGCGGATCTGGACGACATTCTCAACTGTCCCGCCAAGGCCCGTATCGGCCGCGCCAAATATATCGTCGAGGACGAATTGGCCAAGTTCGACGACATAGAGGCCGAGCTCAAACAGCAACTCAAAGCCCTTACGGAAGGAGGAGAGGTCAATGTATAA
- a CDS encoding InlB B-repeat-containing protein, producing the protein MKTKRIIFVLAVLLVALCAVLAGCGEIENGNYTISIKPEGSADSYDYVVSVGDAGGTVAPVPTSNTTYTVLFSAEGGTVSKESVELAAGKSALCPTASREGYVFDGWYASRSGAGEPYVYVTADEATFADSAVLVLYARYTRALNVTYVLGEGDVVTRSVSSADALAPVSRDGYRFLGWYRDAAFTTPALTVEADDVLYARYARLYRLTYVLGGGSFATPPVETGTSSDVIELPTPVRPHFEFFGWTDDSGATRRVLDGLTSDLVLYANWGNAYYTLSWDFGGVECATAVPTAYHAGDAFSLPSPTASGNIFCGWYEGNRLVEAITPSDMGDKTFTARWASSTVTVLADAWSYAGADGATRSTRWSANVNKDIAGTAFACTYDHDDALRSLIAAGRLKATVSATFEVSAQTSGDATLINSATFLVGGSSVGTVTATAKGGGYSGSYFTDPLRNRTYQLGGKVTQCQTVAYALPALGGSLTFGYNYHLETDKANTCFNSVYAYRLVALTITYSLV; encoded by the coding sequence ATGAAAACCAAACGCATTATTTTCGTATTGGCGGTTCTTCTCGTCGCGCTTTGCGCCGTTCTCGCGGGCTGTGGCGAAATCGAAAACGGCAACTATACCATTTCCATCAAGCCCGAGGGCAGCGCGGACAGTTACGACTACGTGGTGTCCGTGGGCGACGCGGGCGGCACGGTCGCGCCCGTACCCACGTCCAACACCACGTACACCGTACTTTTCTCGGCGGAGGGCGGCACGGTGTCCAAGGAGAGTGTGGAGCTTGCGGCGGGCAAGAGCGCTTTGTGCCCCACCGCTTCGCGGGAGGGCTACGTCTTCGACGGTTGGTACGCGTCCCGTTCGGGCGCGGGCGAGCCCTACGTCTACGTCACCGCAGACGAGGCCACCTTCGCCGATTCCGCCGTGCTGGTCTTGTACGCCCGCTATACGCGCGCCCTCAACGTCACCTACGTCTTGGGGGAGGGCGACGTCGTCACGCGCAGCGTTTCCTCGGCTGATGCCTTAGCGCCCGTTTCCCGCGACGGCTACCGCTTCCTCGGTTGGTACCGCGACGCGGCGTTTACCACGCCCGCCCTTACCGTAGAGGCAGACGACGTCCTGTACGCCCGTTACGCGCGGCTCTACCGGTTGACCTACGTCTTAGGCGGCGGCTCCTTTGCCACCCCGCCCGTCGAGACGGGCACTTCCTCGGACGTGATCGAATTGCCCACCCCCGTCAGGCCCCATTTCGAGTTTTTCGGCTGGACGGACGATAGCGGCGCCACCCGTCGCGTACTGGACGGTCTTACGTCCGACCTCGTCTTGTACGCCAACTGGGGCAACGCCTACTACACATTGTCGTGGGATTTCGGCGGGGTAGAGTGCGCCACGGCCGTTCCCACCGCCTACCACGCGGGCGACGCGTTCAGCCTGCCTTCCCCCACCGCTTCGGGCAATATCTTCTGCGGTTGGTACGAGGGCAATCGCTTGGTCGAGGCCATCACGCCGTCCGACATGGGCGACAAAACCTTCACCGCGCGTTGGGCGTCGAGTACGGTCACCGTGCTTGCGGACGCTTGGTCGTATGCGGGCGCGGACGGTGCCACCCGTTCCACCCGTTGGTCTGCCAACGTCAACAAGGATATCGCGGGCACGGCGTTCGCCTGTACCTACGACCACGACGACGCTTTGCGTTCACTTATTGCGGCGGGCAGACTCAAAGCCACGGTGTCCGCCACCTTCGAGGTCTCGGCGCAGACGTCCGGCGACGCCACTTTAATCAATAGCGCCACCTTCTTGGTGGGCGGCTCTTCGGTCGGCACGGTCACGGCCACGGCCAAAGGCGGCGGCTATTCGGGCAGTTACTTTACCGATCCTTTGCGCAATCGGACCTACCAGTTAGGCGGCAAAGTCACCCAATGCCAAACCGTTGCCTACGCGCTTCCCGCCCTCGGCGGCTCCCTCACCTTCGGCTACAACTACCACCTCGAGACGGACAAGGCTAACACCTGCTTCAACTCCGTCTACGCCTACCGCCTCGTGGCCCTCACCATCACCTACAGCCTCGTCTGA
- a CDS encoding V-type ATP synthase subunit D has protein sequence MARLNVNPTRMELKKLKARLATAVRGHKLLKDKSDEMIRRFSLLIRENKRLRDELEKELADCLKEFSLAAGLMPPDVMEKAFSMPTQSVEAEYGIQNVMSVEVPHIEVKEQTNSGAYPYSFADVTSEADYSVKRIAELVRRLLLLAEVEKTTAMLAIEIERNKRRVNALEYVMIPQIEETIHYIKGKLDENERAAITRLMKVKSMISDRND, from the coding sequence ATGGCCAGACTCAACGTCAACCCCACTCGTATGGAGTTGAAAAAACTCAAAGCAAGACTTGCCACCGCCGTTCGCGGTCACAAATTGCTCAAAGACAAGTCGGACGAGATGATTCGCCGCTTCTCTTTGCTCATTCGTGAAAACAAGCGCTTGCGCGACGAGTTGGAGAAGGAATTGGCCGATTGCCTCAAAGAGTTTTCGTTGGCCGCGGGGCTTATGCCCCCCGACGTGATGGAGAAGGCCTTTTCCATGCCCACCCAAAGCGTGGAGGCCGAGTACGGCATTCAAAACGTCATGAGCGTAGAGGTCCCCCACATCGAGGTCAAGGAGCAGACGAATAGCGGAGCCTACCCCTATTCCTTCGCCGACGTCACCAGCGAGGCCGACTATTCGGTCAAGCGCATCGCCGAGTTGGTGCGCCGCTTGCTTTTGCTTGCCGAGGTGGAGAAGACCACCGCCATGCTCGCCATCGAGATCGAGCGCAACAAACGCCGCGTCAACGCGTTGGAGTACGTGATGATCCCGCAGATAGAGGAGACCATTCACTATATCAAAGGCAAATTGGACGAGAACGAGCGCGCCGCCATCACGCGCTTGATGAAGGTCAAGTCCATGATCTCCGACCGCAACGACTAA
- a CDS encoding permease — protein sequence MEGKAIGAIGIALCMILCGVGSAFGLYKTGAASAGVLAEDGKKFSKIILLSLLPATQGIYGFVLAVMKISALNALAPGAEGVTGGWALFGATVAMGFSGLASGALQGKAAGACIAAVGKNSAGSGKYVLFPAMIEFYAILALVLGIMLK from the coding sequence ATGGAAGGAAAAGCGATTGGTGCAATCGGTATCGCGCTGTGTATGATTTTGTGCGGCGTTGGTAGTGCGTTCGGCTTGTACAAGACGGGCGCCGCTTCGGCGGGCGTGTTGGCGGAGGACGGCAAGAAGTTCTCCAAAATCATTCTTTTGTCCCTGTTGCCTGCTACGCAAGGTATCTACGGCTTCGTCTTGGCGGTTATGAAGATTTCCGCTCTCAACGCGCTTGCCCCGGGCGCCGAAGGCGTCACGGGCGGTTGGGCGTTGTTCGGCGCCACCGTGGCCATGGGCTTCAGCGGTTTGGCTTCGGGCGCTTTGCAGGGCAAAGCGGCCGGTGCGTGTATCGCCGCCGTGGGCAAAAACAGCGCGGGCAGCGGCAAATACGTCCTGTTCCCCGCCATGATCGAGTTCTACGCGATTTTGGCCTTGGTCTTGGGCATTATGTTGAAGTAA